Proteins from a single region of Callospermophilus lateralis isolate mCalLat2 chromosome Y, mCalLat2.hap1, whole genome shotgun sequence:
- the LOC143639746 gene encoding uncharacterized protein LOC143639746 isoform X1 codes for MISVTFEDVAVNFMQEEWDLLDASQKNLYRDVMLEVLRNLASIGNKCDEKNIENQIKNFGSNLRQITSHYGPECYNHEECEEKPCELKQYRKSLVSLKSVHTQMLTHTGDGPYESTVCGKVISQQCGKAYTTLSYLQIHEQIYTGEKTNECQQCGKVFTTSLSLDRHERTHTGEKPYQCRQCGKAYTTSSYLQIHEQIHAGEKPNECQQCGKVFTTSSSLHRHKRTHTGEKPYECKQCGKAFAQSSNLHTHKKTHTKKKPYECQQCGKACPTLSYLQRHEQIHTGENPNECQQCGKVFTTSFSLHRHERMHTGEKPYECEQCGKTFTRSNRLHSHEKTHTGEKPYECQQCGKAFSTSYYLLIHERTHTGEKPYECKQCGKAFTNSSILHRHERTHMKKKPYQCQQCGKAFTTLSYLQIHEQIHTGEKTNECQQCGKVFTTSSSLHRHEQTHTGEKPYQCQQCGKAYSTSSYLQIHEQIHAGERPNECQQCGRVFTTSFSLHRHEWMHTGEKPYECKQCGKAFALSSSLHSHKKTHMKKKPYECQQCGKVFATSFNLHRHERTHTGEEPYECQQCGKAFTKFSKLHRHERTHTGEKPYKCQQCGKAFTMSSKLHRHEKTHTGEKPYECQQCGKAFSTSSYLQIHERTHSGEKPYGCKQCGKAFTDSSILHRHERTHTREKPYECQQCGKAFSESSKLHRHERTHTRQKPYECQQCGKACTTLSYLQRNEQIHTGGNPNECQHSSALSRHEQTHSGEKPYQCQQCGKVYSTASNLHIHEQTHSGVKPYECKQCGKAFARSSQLHKHEQTHTGGKPYECKQCGKAFAESSHLHRHERTHRGEKPYECQQCGKAFATSSHLKSHGRTHTGEKPYECKQCGKAFAQSHHLHRHEKTHTGEKPYEYQQCGEPLDTHIHGSIHAEEKPNEYQQCGKVFFLLFLSQT; via the exons ATCTCAGTGACCTTTGAGGATGTGGCTGTGAACTTCATGCAGGAGGAGTGGGATTTGCTGGATGCTTCCCAGAAGAACCTTTACAGAGATGTGATGCTGGAAGTCCTCAGAAACCTGGCATCTATAG GAAACAAATGTGATGAGAAGAACATTGAAAATCAGATCAAAAATTTTGGGAGCAATCTAAG GCAGATCACATCTCACTATGGACCCGAATGCTACAACCATGAAGAATGTGAAGAGAAGCCATGTGAATTGAAACAATACAGAAAATCTCTGGTTTCTCTCAAAAGTGTTCACACACAAATGTTAACACATACTGGAGATGGACCGTATGAAAGTACAGTATGTGGGAAAGTCATCAgtcaacaatgtggaaaagcctacACTACTTTGTCTTACCTTCAGATACATGAACAAATATATACTGGCGAGAAGACCAATGAATGCCAACAATGTGGAAAAGTTTTCACTACTTCTTTATCCCTTGACAGACATGAACGAacgcatactggagagaagccctatcaaTGTCGTCAATGTGGAAAAGCCTACACTACTTCATCTTACCTTCAGATACATGAACAAATCCATGCTGGAGAGAAGCCCAATGAATGCCAACAATGTGGAAAAGTCTTCACTACTTCTTCTTCCCTTCACAGACATAAACGAacgcatactggagagaagccctatgaatgtaagcagtgtggcaaagcttttgctcAATCATCTAACCTTCACACGCATAAAAAAACTCATACGAAAAAGAAACCCTATGAATGTCAACAATGTGGGAAAGCCTGCCCTACTTTGTCTTACCTTCAGAGACATGAACAAATCCATACTGGAGAGAATCCTAATGAATGCCAACAATGTGGAAAAGTCTTCACTACTTCTTTTTCCCTTCACAGACATGAACGGatgcatactggagagaagccctatgaatgtgagCAGTGTGGCAAAACCTTCACTCGGTCCAATCGCCTTCACTCACATGAAAAAACTCATACtggggagaagccctatgaatgtcaacaatgtgggaaagccttcagtaCTTCTTACTACCTTCTGATACATGAGCGGACTCATACtggggagaagccctatgaatgtaagcagtgtggcaaagccttcactAACTCCTCTATACTTCACAGACATGAAAGAACACATATGAAAAAGAAACCCTATCAATGTCaacaatgtgggaaagccttcactACTTTGTCTTACCTTCAGATACATGAACAAATCCATACTGGAGAGAAGACCAATGAATGCCAACAATGTGGAAAGGTCTTCACTACTTCTTCTTCCCTTCACAGACATGAACaaacacatactggagagaagccctatcaatgtcaacaatgtggaaaagcctacAGTACTTCATCTTACCTTCAGATTCATGAACAAATCCATGCTGGAGAGAGGCCCAATGAATGCCAACAATGTGGAAGAGTCTTCACTACTTCTTTTTCCCTTCACAGACATGAATGGatgcatactggagagaagccctatgaatgtaagcagtgtggaaaaGCTTTTGCTCTATCATCTAGCCTTCACTCACATAAAAAAACTCACATGAAAAAGAAACCCTATGAATGTCAACAATGTGGAAAAGTCTTCGCTACTTCTTTTAACCTTCACAGACATGAACGAACGCATACTGGAGAGGAGCCCTATGAATGTCAGCaatgtggcaaagccttcactAAGTTTTCTAAACTTCACAGACATGAACGGacgcatactggagagaagccctataaatgtcagcagtgtggcaaagccttcactATGTCCTCTAAACTTCACAGACATGAAAAAACTCATACtggggagaagccctatgaatgtcaacaatgtgggaaagccttcagtaCTTCTTCCTACCTTCAGATACATGAGCGGACTCATAGTGGGGAGAAGCCCTATggatgtaagcagtgtggcaaagccttcactgACTCCTCTATACTTCACAGACATGAAAGAACACACACTAGAGAAAAACCCTATGAATGTCAACAATGTGGCAAAGCCTTCTCTGAGTCCTCTAAACTTCACAGACATGAAAGAACTCACACTAGACAGAAACCCTATGAATGTCAACAATGTGGCAAAGCCTGCACTACTTTGTCTTACCTTCAGAGAAATGAACAAATCCATACTGGAGGGAATCCCAATGAATGCCAACATTCTTCTGCCCTCAGCAGACATGAACAGACTCATAGTGGAGAAAAGCCCTATCAATGTCAACAATGTGGAAAAGTCTACAGTACTGCCTCTAAccttcacatacatgaacaaacACATTCTGGAGTGAAGCCCTATGAGTGTAAgcagtgtggaaaagcctttgctaGATCTTCTCAGCTTCACAAACATGAACAAACTCATACTGGAggtaagccctatgaatgtaaacagtgtggcaaagcctttgctgAATCTTCTCACCTTCACAGACATGAACGAACTCATagaggagagaagccctatgaatgtcaacaatgtggaaaagcctttgctaCATCCAGTCATCTTAAGAGTCATGGAagaacacatactggagagaagccctatgaatgtaagcagtgtggcaaagccttcgcTCAATCCCATCATCTCCACAGACATGAAAAAacgcatactggagagaagccttatgAATATCAACAATGTGGAGAACCCCTTGACACTCACATACATGGAAGTATTCATGCAGAAGAGAAGCCTAATGAATACCAACAATGTGGAAAAgtctttttcttgctttttctttCACAGACATGA
- the LOC143639746 gene encoding uncharacterized protein LOC143639746 isoform X3, giving the protein MISVTFEDVAVNFMQEEWDLLDASQKNLYRDVMLEVLRNLASIGNKCDEKNIENQIKNFGSNLRQITSHYGPECYNHEECEEKPCELKQYRKSLVSLKSVHTQMLTHTGDGPYESTVCGKVISQQCGKAYTTLSYLQIHEQIYTGEKTNECQQCGKVFTTSLSLDRHERTHTGEKPYQCRQCGKAYTTSSYLQIHEQIHAGEKPNECQQCGKVFTTSSSLHRHKRTHTGEKPYECKQCGKAFAQSSNLHTHKKTHTKKKPYECQQCGKACPTLSYLQRHEQIHTGENPNECQQCGKVFTTSFSLHRHERMHTGEKPYECEQCGKTFTRSNRLHSHEKTHTGEKPYECQQCGKAFSTSYYLLIHERTHTGEKPYECKQCGKAFTNSSILHRHERTHMKKKPYQCQQCGKAFTTLSYLQIHEQIHTGEKTNECQQCGKVFTTSSSLHRHEQTHTGEKPYQCQQCGKAYSTSSYLQIHEQIHAGERPNECQQCGRVFTTSFSLHRHEWMHTGEKPYECKQCGKAFALSSSLHSHKKTHMKKKPYECQQCGKVFATSFNLHRHERTHTGEEPYECQQCGKAFTKFSKLHRHERTHTGEKPYKCQQCGKAFTMSSKLHRHEKTHTGEKPYECQQCGKAFSTSSYLQIHERTHSGEKPYGCKQCGKAFTDSSILHRHERTHTREKPYECQQCGKAFSESSKLHRHERTHTRQKPYECQQCGKACTTLSYLQRNEQIHTGGNPNECQHSSALSRHEQTHSGEKPYQCQQCGKVYSTASNLHIHEQTHSGVKPYECKQCGKAFARSSQLHKHEQTHTGGKPYECKQCGKAFAESSHLHRHERTHRGEKPYECQQCGKAFATSSHLKSHGRTHTGEKPYECKQCGKAFAQSHHLHRHEKTHTGEKPYEYQQCGEPLDTHIHGRTHTQEKPYQCKQCGKAFTQSSHLCSHDRTHTGEKPYECQQWGKAFDMSHQLHLHEQTHIAKKLY; this is encoded by the exons ATCTCAGTGACCTTTGAGGATGTGGCTGTGAACTTCATGCAGGAGGAGTGGGATTTGCTGGATGCTTCCCAGAAGAACCTTTACAGAGATGTGATGCTGGAAGTCCTCAGAAACCTGGCATCTATAG GAAACAAATGTGATGAGAAGAACATTGAAAATCAGATCAAAAATTTTGGGAGCAATCTAAG GCAGATCACATCTCACTATGGACCCGAATGCTACAACCATGAAGAATGTGAAGAGAAGCCATGTGAATTGAAACAATACAGAAAATCTCTGGTTTCTCTCAAAAGTGTTCACACACAAATGTTAACACATACTGGAGATGGACCGTATGAAAGTACAGTATGTGGGAAAGTCATCAgtcaacaatgtggaaaagcctacACTACTTTGTCTTACCTTCAGATACATGAACAAATATATACTGGCGAGAAGACCAATGAATGCCAACAATGTGGAAAAGTTTTCACTACTTCTTTATCCCTTGACAGACATGAACGAacgcatactggagagaagccctatcaaTGTCGTCAATGTGGAAAAGCCTACACTACTTCATCTTACCTTCAGATACATGAACAAATCCATGCTGGAGAGAAGCCCAATGAATGCCAACAATGTGGAAAAGTCTTCACTACTTCTTCTTCCCTTCACAGACATAAACGAacgcatactggagagaagccctatgaatgtaagcagtgtggcaaagcttttgctcAATCATCTAACCTTCACACGCATAAAAAAACTCATACGAAAAAGAAACCCTATGAATGTCAACAATGTGGGAAAGCCTGCCCTACTTTGTCTTACCTTCAGAGACATGAACAAATCCATACTGGAGAGAATCCTAATGAATGCCAACAATGTGGAAAAGTCTTCACTACTTCTTTTTCCCTTCACAGACATGAACGGatgcatactggagagaagccctatgaatgtgagCAGTGTGGCAAAACCTTCACTCGGTCCAATCGCCTTCACTCACATGAAAAAACTCATACtggggagaagccctatgaatgtcaacaatgtgggaaagccttcagtaCTTCTTACTACCTTCTGATACATGAGCGGACTCATACtggggagaagccctatgaatgtaagcagtgtggcaaagccttcactAACTCCTCTATACTTCACAGACATGAAAGAACACATATGAAAAAGAAACCCTATCAATGTCaacaatgtgggaaagccttcactACTTTGTCTTACCTTCAGATACATGAACAAATCCATACTGGAGAGAAGACCAATGAATGCCAACAATGTGGAAAGGTCTTCACTACTTCTTCTTCCCTTCACAGACATGAACaaacacatactggagagaagccctatcaatgtcaacaatgtggaaaagcctacAGTACTTCATCTTACCTTCAGATTCATGAACAAATCCATGCTGGAGAGAGGCCCAATGAATGCCAACAATGTGGAAGAGTCTTCACTACTTCTTTTTCCCTTCACAGACATGAATGGatgcatactggagagaagccctatgaatgtaagcagtgtggaaaaGCTTTTGCTCTATCATCTAGCCTTCACTCACATAAAAAAACTCACATGAAAAAGAAACCCTATGAATGTCAACAATGTGGAAAAGTCTTCGCTACTTCTTTTAACCTTCACAGACATGAACGAACGCATACTGGAGAGGAGCCCTATGAATGTCAGCaatgtggcaaagccttcactAAGTTTTCTAAACTTCACAGACATGAACGGacgcatactggagagaagccctataaatgtcagcagtgtggcaaagccttcactATGTCCTCTAAACTTCACAGACATGAAAAAACTCATACtggggagaagccctatgaatgtcaacaatgtgggaaagccttcagtaCTTCTTCCTACCTTCAGATACATGAGCGGACTCATAGTGGGGAGAAGCCCTATggatgtaagcagtgtggcaaagccttcactgACTCCTCTATACTTCACAGACATGAAAGAACACACACTAGAGAAAAACCCTATGAATGTCAACAATGTGGCAAAGCCTTCTCTGAGTCCTCTAAACTTCACAGACATGAAAGAACTCACACTAGACAGAAACCCTATGAATGTCAACAATGTGGCAAAGCCTGCACTACTTTGTCTTACCTTCAGAGAAATGAACAAATCCATACTGGAGGGAATCCCAATGAATGCCAACATTCTTCTGCCCTCAGCAGACATGAACAGACTCATAGTGGAGAAAAGCCCTATCAATGTCAACAATGTGGAAAAGTCTACAGTACTGCCTCTAAccttcacatacatgaacaaacACATTCTGGAGTGAAGCCCTATGAGTGTAAgcagtgtggaaaagcctttgctaGATCTTCTCAGCTTCACAAACATGAACAAACTCATACTGGAggtaagccctatgaatgtaaacagtgtggcaaagcctttgctgAATCTTCTCACCTTCACAGACATGAACGAACTCATagaggagagaagccctatgaatgtcaacaatgtggaaaagcctttgctaCATCCAGTCATCTTAAGAGTCATGGAagaacacatactggagagaagccctatgaatgtaagcagtgtggcaaagccttcgcTCAATCCCATCATCTCCACAGACATGAAAAAacgcatactggagagaagccttatgAATATCAACAATGTGGAGAACCCCTTGACACTCACATACATGGAA GGACTCACACTCAAGAGAAACCCTatcaatgtaagcagtgtggcaaagccttcactcAGTCCTCTCATCTTTGCTCACATGAtcgaactcatactggagagaagccctatgaatgtcaacAATGGGGAAAAGCCTTTGATATGTCCCATCAGCTTCACTTACATGAACAAACTCATATTGCAAAGAAATTATACTGA
- the LOC143639746 gene encoding uncharacterized protein LOC143639746 isoform X2 produces the protein MLTHTGDGPYESTVCGKVISQQCGKAYTTLSYLQIHEQIYTGEKTNECQQCGKVFTTSLSLDRHERTHTGEKPYQCRQCGKAYTTSSYLQIHEQIHAGEKPNECQQCGKVFTTSSSLHRHKRTHTGEKPYECKQCGKAFAQSSNLHTHKKTHTKKKPYECQQCGKACPTLSYLQRHEQIHTGENPNECQQCGKVFTTSFSLHRHERMHTGEKPYECEQCGKTFTRSNRLHSHEKTHTGEKPYECQQCGKAFSTSYYLLIHERTHTGEKPYECKQCGKAFTNSSILHRHERTHMKKKPYQCQQCGKAFTTLSYLQIHEQIHTGEKTNECQQCGKVFTTSSSLHRHEQTHTGEKPYQCQQCGKAYSTSSYLQIHEQIHAGERPNECQQCGRVFTTSFSLHRHEWMHTGEKPYECKQCGKAFALSSSLHSHKKTHMKKKPYECQQCGKVFATSFNLHRHERTHTGEEPYECQQCGKAFTKFSKLHRHERTHTGEKPYKCQQCGKAFTMSSKLHRHEKTHTGEKPYECQQCGKAFSTSSYLQIHERTHSGEKPYGCKQCGKAFTDSSILHRHERTHTREKPYECQQCGKAFSESSKLHRHERTHTRQKPYECQQCGKACTTLSYLQRNEQIHTGGNPNECQHSSALSRHEQTHSGEKPYQCQQCGKVYSTASNLHIHEQTHSGVKPYECKQCGKAFARSSQLHKHEQTHTGGKPYECKQCGKAFAESSHLHRHERTHRGEKPYECQQCGKAFATSSHLKSHGRTHTGEKPYECKQCGKAFAQSHHLHRHEKTHTGEKPYEYQQCGEPLDTHIHGSIHAEEKPNEYQQCGKVFFLLFLSQT, from the coding sequence ATGTTAACACATACTGGAGATGGACCGTATGAAAGTACAGTATGTGGGAAAGTCATCAgtcaacaatgtggaaaagcctacACTACTTTGTCTTACCTTCAGATACATGAACAAATATATACTGGCGAGAAGACCAATGAATGCCAACAATGTGGAAAAGTTTTCACTACTTCTTTATCCCTTGACAGACATGAACGAacgcatactggagagaagccctatcaaTGTCGTCAATGTGGAAAAGCCTACACTACTTCATCTTACCTTCAGATACATGAACAAATCCATGCTGGAGAGAAGCCCAATGAATGCCAACAATGTGGAAAAGTCTTCACTACTTCTTCTTCCCTTCACAGACATAAACGAacgcatactggagagaagccctatgaatgtaagcagtgtggcaaagcttttgctcAATCATCTAACCTTCACACGCATAAAAAAACTCATACGAAAAAGAAACCCTATGAATGTCAACAATGTGGGAAAGCCTGCCCTACTTTGTCTTACCTTCAGAGACATGAACAAATCCATACTGGAGAGAATCCTAATGAATGCCAACAATGTGGAAAAGTCTTCACTACTTCTTTTTCCCTTCACAGACATGAACGGatgcatactggagagaagccctatgaatgtgagCAGTGTGGCAAAACCTTCACTCGGTCCAATCGCCTTCACTCACATGAAAAAACTCATACtggggagaagccctatgaatgtcaacaatgtgggaaagccttcagtaCTTCTTACTACCTTCTGATACATGAGCGGACTCATACtggggagaagccctatgaatgtaagcagtgtggcaaagccttcactAACTCCTCTATACTTCACAGACATGAAAGAACACATATGAAAAAGAAACCCTATCAATGTCaacaatgtgggaaagccttcactACTTTGTCTTACCTTCAGATACATGAACAAATCCATACTGGAGAGAAGACCAATGAATGCCAACAATGTGGAAAGGTCTTCACTACTTCTTCTTCCCTTCACAGACATGAACaaacacatactggagagaagccctatcaatgtcaacaatgtggaaaagcctacAGTACTTCATCTTACCTTCAGATTCATGAACAAATCCATGCTGGAGAGAGGCCCAATGAATGCCAACAATGTGGAAGAGTCTTCACTACTTCTTTTTCCCTTCACAGACATGAATGGatgcatactggagagaagccctatgaatgtaagcagtgtggaaaaGCTTTTGCTCTATCATCTAGCCTTCACTCACATAAAAAAACTCACATGAAAAAGAAACCCTATGAATGTCAACAATGTGGAAAAGTCTTCGCTACTTCTTTTAACCTTCACAGACATGAACGAACGCATACTGGAGAGGAGCCCTATGAATGTCAGCaatgtggcaaagccttcactAAGTTTTCTAAACTTCACAGACATGAACGGacgcatactggagagaagccctataaatgtcagcagtgtggcaaagccttcactATGTCCTCTAAACTTCACAGACATGAAAAAACTCATACtggggagaagccctatgaatgtcaacaatgtgggaaagccttcagtaCTTCTTCCTACCTTCAGATACATGAGCGGACTCATAGTGGGGAGAAGCCCTATggatgtaagcagtgtggcaaagccttcactgACTCCTCTATACTTCACAGACATGAAAGAACACACACTAGAGAAAAACCCTATGAATGTCAACAATGTGGCAAAGCCTTCTCTGAGTCCTCTAAACTTCACAGACATGAAAGAACTCACACTAGACAGAAACCCTATGAATGTCAACAATGTGGCAAAGCCTGCACTACTTTGTCTTACCTTCAGAGAAATGAACAAATCCATACTGGAGGGAATCCCAATGAATGCCAACATTCTTCTGCCCTCAGCAGACATGAACAGACTCATAGTGGAGAAAAGCCCTATCAATGTCAACAATGTGGAAAAGTCTACAGTACTGCCTCTAAccttcacatacatgaacaaacACATTCTGGAGTGAAGCCCTATGAGTGTAAgcagtgtggaaaagcctttgctaGATCTTCTCAGCTTCACAAACATGAACAAACTCATACTGGAggtaagccctatgaatgtaaacagtgtggcaaagcctttgctgAATCTTCTCACCTTCACAGACATGAACGAACTCATagaggagagaagccctatgaatgtcaacaatgtggaaaagcctttgctaCATCCAGTCATCTTAAGAGTCATGGAagaacacatactggagagaagccctatgaatgtaagcagtgtggcaaagccttcgcTCAATCCCATCATCTCCACAGACATGAAAAAacgcatactggagagaagccttatgAATATCAACAATGTGGAGAACCCCTTGACACTCACATACATGGAAGTATTCATGCAGAAGAGAAGCCTAATGAATACCAACAATGTGGAAAAgtctttttcttgctttttctttCACAGACATGA